The Pan paniscus chromosome 15, NHGRI_mPanPan1-v2.0_pri, whole genome shotgun sequence genome includes a window with the following:
- the EFCAB11 gene encoding EF-hand calcium-binding domain-containing protein 11 isoform X2 has product MFFSEARARSRTWEASPSEHRKWVEVFKACDEDHKGYLSREDFKTAVVMLFGYKPSKIEVDSVMSSINPNTSGILLEGFLNIVRKKKEAQRYRNEVRHIFTAFDTYYRGFLTLEDFKKAFRQVAPKLPERTVLEVFSHSSTVE; this is encoded by the exons ATGTTCTTCTCGGAGGCCAGAGCCAGGTCGCGGACGTGGGAAGCCAGTCCCTCGGAACACAGGAAGTGGGTGGAA GTATTTAAAGCATGTGATGAAGATCACAAAGGATATCTCAGCAGAGAGGACTTTAAAACTGCTGTTGTAATGCTGTTTGGGTACAAGCCCTCCAAG atAGAAGTGGATTCTGTGATGTCTTCAATAAATCCAAATACTTCTG GTATATTACTTGAGGGGTTTTTAAATATTGtcaggaaaaagaaggaagctcAACGATATCGGAATGAAGTAAGACACATCTTCACAGCCTTTGACACCTACT ATCGTGGATTTTTAACTTTGGAAGATTTCAAAAAAGCATTTAGGCAGGTGGCTCCCAAATTACCGGAAAGGACTGTTCTTGAGGTATTCAG TCATAGCTCTACAGTTGAATGA
- the EFCAB11 gene encoding EF-hand calcium-binding domain-containing protein 11 isoform X3: protein MFFSEARARSRTWEASPSEHRKWVEVFKACDEDHKGYLSREDFKTAVVMLFGYKPSKIEVDSVMSSINPNTSGILLEGFLNIVRKKKEAQRYRNEVRHIFTAFDTYYRGFLTLEDFKKAFRQVAPKLPERTVLEVFSWQHSK, encoded by the exons ATGTTCTTCTCGGAGGCCAGAGCCAGGTCGCGGACGTGGGAAGCCAGTCCCTCGGAACACAGGAAGTGGGTGGAA GTATTTAAAGCATGTGATGAAGATCACAAAGGATATCTCAGCAGAGAGGACTTTAAAACTGCTGTTGTAATGCTGTTTGGGTACAAGCCCTCCAAG atAGAAGTGGATTCTGTGATGTCTTCAATAAATCCAAATACTTCTG GTATATTACTTGAGGGGTTTTTAAATATTGtcaggaaaaagaaggaagctcAACGATATCGGAATGAAGTAAGACACATCTTCACAGCCTTTGACACCTACT ATCGTGGATTTTTAACTTTGGAAGATTTCAAAAAAGCATTTAGGCAGGTGGCTCCCAAATTACCGGAAAGGACTGTTCTTGAGGTATTCAG